The region AATTAAATTACCACagaatcttttgattttaaaacattgccacataatcgattcccttttcctctgttaggagttttcattgaaaagtaaatttgaaagcatttagaaaaagtttttttttacacAGGAGCTCTAATATGTAGTCACCAGTTCTAaaatgtgctctccttttcagcatctaagagttttgaatagatttattttacactttacacaggttgcatattttaaaatatcccctATCGGTTAGTTTTCACTATGAAAACCTGggcttttccactttttgttccAGATTCATTGAGGGTTTTAAATAAGGACTGGATGTAGGGGATGGGCAGCCAGGTCCCTTGACGTCCAGGAGCGCTAGTCACCAGTTCGTAGTAACTAGCTGCTAGGAACTAGTTGCTAGTTACTAGTAAAGTAGtgacttcagtttctagaaagcctaggAATAAGTACTGTTGTGGAActcttggatttaattttttctatgctgtgttttgtttcctcACGTGTGTTTCTAATGGGCTAAGTAATAAAGTTAATGCGGAAAAAAAGGTTGACTGGAGTGTTATCGTCCTGTTAATACTCTATTCTGCATATAGATGCTTaggatgtgttatttattttaaagttttaataatatattttatttaatccaacatagcaaaattataatttctatatgtaatgaaTATCAACAGTTTGTCAATTACGTAAGCGCTGACTCTTCCCTTCAGTTGGTTTTCTCTGCAAACCGCACCAGGAGGTGCCACATTTTCGTCCATCAACTACTGAAGAAAGTAGTCATGCGTTCTGTTCCCTTCTAGTCCTCAAACCCAGTCGTCCCTTGTCCCACAGACATTTCATCTGTGTCAGTCCCATTTTGTTCCCTGTCTACAATTCCCAACGTCATTTTGGTGCTTTGCTGATGTTTCTACttgatttctgaatttccaaACGGAAACCACAAACACCCATAGCGCAGTCATCATTTCCTAATCGtgttgatttcttaaaatcactTTTCCTTAGAGGATATGTAGGAGATCAGTACTCACggaaaactctagaaaattattttaggccacacagaacaaaaagcaacagaagaacagaaaatttactcGGATTTTGAGGAAGCCACAAATAGCACGATAAATTAAGTGGTTACAGGTCTTTCGGGTCATCTGAGGcggctctgaaaagagcctttggggGGCCGTGCCCGGGGGCAGGAGGCGGCTCATGTGCTCATGGTGAACCTGAGCACAGCCCTGGTGCCCTCGGTCACGGCATGCTTGCGGAGCTCCCCGGTCAGCAGCAGGTGCACGGCGGCCTGGATGTCCTGTGAGGTGAGGGTGCAGCGCTGGTTGTAACGGGCCAGGCGGCCGGCCTCTTCGGCGAGGCGCTCGAAGAGGTCGCTAATGCACGAGTCCATGACGTTCACGGCCTGCTGGGACAGGCTGAGGCCGTCGTGGACCAGCTTCAGAACCCTGGGGAAATAGGTGGCAAAACTGTCCTcgccgcggcggccgcggcggcagcGGGTGtgacggcggctgcggcggcgatgGCGCCTGGGCTTCTTCTGTTTCAGGGCCGTCGGAGCGCCCTTCTCAGGCGCCTGGGTGCTGACACCTTCCTCCGTAGACGGGGCAGAGGCAGGCTCCGCCATCCCTCAGGCAACCCCCAAGAGCTAGGAGGCACCGACGATGGCGCTGCTGCCAGGCGGGGAGCCCTTTTTATAGTCGCTGCCTTGCCTCACGTCATGCGTGACCTCGACTTCTGACTGGGTGTCAGGGCACACAGGGAGCGCGTGAGTGAGCCTAGCGGAGTGCGCTGGGACTGCACGGTCCTCCTGCTGGCGGTCCCTCCACCAATCACAGTGAGCGTCTGGAGCCCTGCAAGCTGCCTGTCTGGTCCCATACAGAAATTCACAGCAAGAGAACCCACACAGGAAGGCTGTGACACGGCCAGCAGAGGGCTCCTGGACGTGGAGATGTGTCGGTCCACCTCCCGCCTCCGGTTCTGATCGAAACCCTCAATGAATCAGGATAACGGAGTAAAAAACTACCGTTTGTAAAGAGTGAAATCAAACACAACTGGGGTATTTAGACCTacataagaaaattcagcatttacCAGGTTTGTAGTCACACTCCTAATGATACTTAGATCCGAAAAAGTACCCTACATTCTAGCATTGCTGAATACATAGAACAGCCcttgattgaaagagaaaaaaggtattgGTCTAATTTTGCAGTAAGTCACCCAAAAGGTAAGAGACAGtcaagaaatagtttaaaatcacGTGCTTTTCAAAAATCGGACAGTTCgagaaaatttattccttaaatgtatttgtggaaaaatgaacccCAAATACGGAACCAGTACAGAATgaagaagaattagagaaatggaGGTCATCAAGGAACTtgtcacagaaagaaagaaagaaaagaaagaaagaaagaaagaaagaaagaaagaaagaaagaaagaaagaaagaaagaaagaaagaaagaaagaaagaaagaaagaaagaaagaaagaaagaaagaaagaaagaaagaaagaaaggacaataaACAACCATACAGTACAATTCACAGTAAATGAGCCCTCAGGCAAAGAATCACACCCATTCCATCAGGAGCTGCTTCCACCTCAACTCCAAGGCTGAAGAGTCCAGGAAAATTTTGATTGGCTCTCTTGGGAAACCCGGTTCCATGGTGAGCCGGTGGCTATGACTCCGTGGCTACAGGTTCCTCATTGCCTGACTGAGAACAGACTGGGGCTTGAGCTGCTCTGATTGGACCTTCCATCATCCCTATTATGCATAAATGCAAGTCATGAAGGTTTGTGCTTTCTAAACCCAAAGATTATAGACTGGAGAGGAAcataactggataaaactgaacgagttaaaatagtaacttcagtttctagaaagcctaggGATAGGTAttgcttcttgaaattttctccttagttatttctgtgatcggttgggtcctcctttgtgtttctgtatgtacTCCATAATACTGAGAATGCCGAAAAACGTTTGATGCAGGATGTTTGTCCTGCTCCTACTATGTTCCCCATATGGATGCTTACAGTTCGTTATTTATTCTCCATGAGTTTGAGGATTCCAGCACCggccagaaattaaaaaaaaaacaaatgtatatataaatataaatacatatatatatatatatatatatatatatgtatatgtatatatttgtatgtacacacatatatattcatttttacatgtatacagacacatatgtatatgtgtatgtgtatatgtgtgtttgtgtgtgtgtgtataaatactatgtgtgtgtgtgtgtgtgtgtgtgtgtgtgtgtgactgtggatatatatttgaggactgaaacacaggagagaaataactgagtcaaaaatgtcaagaaacaatatctaatccaccttctttagaaactgaagttactagtttaattcattcagattttaccaATTCTGTTCATTGCCAGGCAATATAATGTgtgtggaaatatatatacatttttttttttttagaaaggtaaaacaTCATGTTTTGCGTCTATGTGCAATGGGGATGATGGGAGGGACCTGTTGGATGAGGTGTCCCAGGCTGAACCAATTAGAAGCCTCCTGAAATGTTTGGACTTGCAGTTGAGGGGAATTGTGTCATTAAATAGGTCTGAGTCCTTGActgctgtttgttgttttgtttgaatggttttatgcttttaatcatGTTGATTTACAGATATTATATTAGTTTCTAAAGCTGTCGTAAATAAATTCGAGAGTCTCggtgacttaaaaaatatatatttatcatctcacagttctggatgccaaaTAGCCCCTCTTCATAagcacaccagtcatattgggttaggacCGACCCTCACGACTTCACTTTAAACACAGTTACCTCTATAGAGACTATCTCCAAAATAGGGTCAACTCCTGAAGTACTGGGGGGTCACAAGGTCAACACAAGAATTTTGAGAGGGTACAATTCAATAAAGAATATTAAGCTTTCTGCCCCTCCAAAAAATTAATGTACttccatgaaaaatacattcacaccTTCCCTACAGCCCCCAAATCTTAACCCATTGCAGTTCAActttaagtccaaaatctcatctacaAATCTTATATATCTGCTACAGGTGAGACTCCAGTTGTGACTGATGCTGAGGCAGAATTTATCCTTATCCCTGAACCTGCGAAAACAGACAGCAAATTACCAGTTTCCAAAAACAGTAGCGGGACAGGCATAGAATAGACATTACCATTCCAAAtgtgagaaatcagaagaaaactagaGTTTATGGGCCCTAAGCAGGTTTGCACCATAGTAGGGCTAATTCCATTAGATTTAAGGGATTGAAAACAGTCCTCTTTAATCATTGCTCTGCCCTGTGGACCCTCTGGGATAGCAGCATGAAACTCTcagccctgggcagtggggacctcttccccagcctggtTTGTTACAGAAGAGGTGGCACTAGGCATCTAGAATGGAGAAAGCGGCCTCCATCTATGGGATCAAGGAGATGATGGCCTCATCCCCCAGACCTGTGTCCCTGTTCTCAACAAGACTCTGTCTGGATTCTCCTCTTGccattgctgttttctcagaGTCCTGCTGGAAGAGTGGAATcaccatagctttactgatgtcttccttggtttcccagggtctgaaaagtacgtgcaagtctgcagccacaggccgactggaaaacaactttacatccacgtaaatactgtcatcttgccccataaccacgGTTCAACAGATCACATAactgtgggaaaggagggaaccccaataaatgcttaccaaggaaaaactgtgtccttttacattcttttacagcccatgtggttttaggtcccaacatggctttggtcctgctcactctagcgatattaatgaaatttgagaaagagagaagaaaagtggggtTTGAGGTTCAAGATCCTAAGTGGAATCAAGTGCATCTGATTACTCACTTCAGGAGGGGCGTGAGGAAAAAGGGCACTTACTGAGTGAACATCTAGGATCCAGTGGTGTGGTTTACTACGTAGACAAGCTACGGGAAGTGCCTTTACTGCTTAAATAACACATTACGAGTACCAACGtagctagaaaaaatattaagaagagaaaataacccaccaattttttttttaatggtggaataAGCGTTAAGTCAGGTCTTTGCTGAAGAAAGCTGTCATAGCTATATCATATTGCAAAAATAGACTTGAAGTCAACGGAGATTCCTTGAGGATAAAGATAGTCCCCCTgggataaaatgttcaattcatgtgggaggtattataaatttaagatgacCTATACTGGGTAGGGTAGCTTCAAACTATTTAAGTCAACACTTGACTGAATGACAATAAGGAGTAGCGAAGGTCACCACCAAATATAGACATTTGCAGCCACCTGTAAGCAAGTGGCCGAAACGTAACAAGGACTTAGAAATAAAGCACCTACCAAGCTTGCTTGACGAAATGGAGTAATGCGATAATATGAACCCGGAAATTAGAGAATGTGTTTTATCCACCTGatgtatatttatgcacataGAACATGTACTCGGCCATCAAGCAAGATTCCAGAAGTATCAAATACATATCACATTCTCTGACTACAGTACATTTAAGAATCAATGACAAACCATGTTGTCAAAACCAAATGTTTGGGATGACACAAATCActctaaagaaataatgggccAAAGGACAAATCATTACagggactgaaaaatatttattgatgcgtGAGAATAAAATTTGTGGGGCATGCGTGAGTGCTACTGAGAGAGGATTTTATGGCCCACGTGctgattaaaaagattaaaaagaaggaagccttGATCAGGCATTTTACGGAAGACCAAGCACAAACGATCACAAAGAACAACAAGAAGCACGATTGAAGAGGTGCCACCTCGCTCAAGTCTCCTGGAAAATGCCTACTACAACCACAGTGACATACTATTTCACACCGTCGGACCAGTGAGAATTAAAAAGGTCAGACCGCATCAAATGTTGGTGACTAGTGGGGACTCACACTCTGGTATTAGGAGGACAAATTGGTCTGACCATCTTGGAGAGCAATCTGGCAATACTAATTAATGCGCAGGATGCACACACTGCTGACAGCAGCAGTTCCATTGCTGGGTACACTACCTAGTAGCCTGAACACAAGGAGACGTGTGTGGGGACATTCTTAGCAGCCCtgtggtctgggtggggcctctgGAAGATCTGCAGGGACCGAAGAGACAGCTAATGGACCCTGAAGCACTGacctggaagagggagggatagCACTAGATGTAGTCTCTCGAAAAtggaaacaggtgttcaaacaaagatAACTACATGAACGTTCAGAGGTgccctattctcaatagccaaaagggggaaacaacccaaatgcccatcaatggacaaatagataaactaaatgtcgtccatccataccatggattattattcagctgtgaaaaggaaggaagcaagtacCGATTCACGCTACCACGTAGATGTACCATGAGGAAAACATTACACTATGTGAAAgccgccagacacagaaggccatgcGTTGGGTTCCATGGGAGGGAGAGCTCCACATGGGGGAAACCTCTGTcgacagaaagcagataagtggttgccaagAGCTATTTATTGggagcgtgtgtatgtgtgtgctcgggggtggggggacgacGAGCATGGGGAGTGAGTGCTTAACGGGTACAGGGGTTTCTTGGCGGGGTggtgaaaatgctttggaagcagaCGGTTGTGATTGTTCCACGACATCACGAATGTACTTGACACCATGTCGTACCcgtcccccacccctctttctttatcttgcctgcgATGCTCGGGTCCTACAGAAGGCGAGCGCTGCCACAGAGGGAGGGCCCAGGGGCGAGAGCGTGCGGGTGCCTTGCACCTGCCCTGGCCGGCCGTTTGTAGGCCCAGGCCCGCTCCCTCGGGGTCAACTGGAGGGCAGTGACGTCACCAGTGTGCGCGGCCACGAGCCTGTTCCGGACCAATGAGGGGCCGGGTCGCGGTAGCTAGGTTACGGAGTACGGGCCAAGTACCGACATCTTGAGAGGCATCCAGTCGAGCCAGACCTCGCAGATTGATCGGTCGTCTCCAAGGCCCGGCATGCCGAGCAGGAGGACGAGCCGTCCACGGTCGTCCGGTCTCAATAGGTGCCGTGCCGCCGCTCTCGCGCCCACCGAGCCGAGCTGACATTCTCCGTGAGCCACCCGGAGCGCCTCCTGCGGGAGGGCCACTACGCCCAGTGCCCGAGTTCGTGTGCGCCGGTCTTTCTAGGTGCCATCGTCGAGTACGTGACGGCCAAGGTCTTGGAGCTGGCGAGCGACGAGGCccggaggagcagcaggagatgcATCACCTTGGAGCTGTTGGACGTGGCCGTGCACAGCAACGCGCTGCTCAGTGGCTTCTTCGTGACTACAACCATCTCCCAGGTGGCCCCAGCCTAGCTGTGGACGCCTGGCACCCAGGGGGCCTCACCAGCCCACCGATCCTCCGTCTACTCCTGCTAGCCCGGCGCCAGCCCCTTCCGTCACAGCCAGCCGGGACAGCCCTGGCCTGTCTTGTGCCTTCGGCGCCTTGTGTCATTAAAGTGTTTGAAAGTACCCACAGGCTTGCTCTATAAATTTTGTGTCAGAGTGGGGTGTGAGACACCCAATGTTGGACGGACGGGCAGGGAGTGGCGAGGGtcagggaacagggagggcaCAGGGGAGCAGACTCTCGTGGTGACAATGGGGGTTGGTGTCCCCGTGTGGGAGGTGCTGTCTGGGGCGGGGGCACAGGAGGCTCCCACGTGGACCCTGAGCTAGTCACCGGAACGATGGTGTTCATTGGGGTGGAGCTCAAGGCCAAGACTGAGGTGTCCTGGTAGGATGAATGTCAAAAGGGGTTATGTTATGGAGGGGGACGGAGCCTCAGGTGGCATGGGAGCTCAAGTCAAGGGCTCAAGTGGGGCAGGGACGTTGACTGCCAGAGAGAGGAGTGATTGATGGGTGGGAACAATGCAGAAATCCCCAAAGGCGGAACTAGGGTCACAGGGGGTCAAGAGTTTAGTTTTGGCCTTGttcagagggagaggctgggagacgCCCTTAGCTACCGGGATACGCAAGCTGTAGCCTAGCAACAGCGCGGTCAGGCCAGGCCCCGCCTCAGATGCCGCTCTCTGCGTATCACCAGGGCGACAGGACCGTGGCAGGTGTCCCGGGGCTGCGCCCAGGAGTGGCTGTCTATGTGGCCTGTTGCCAGCTGGCGGTAGCACGCTTCCAGCAGGCGCTCTTCCACCGGCCATGGAGGAGCTGGCCCTCACTCAGGCTGTCCGCCTCTTCCTGCGACAGGAGAGTGATGCTTGCCAGGGCCTGGTCATGGAGGTGTACCTTGATgtgatttttctaagagtttttgagTGTCAGCCCTTAGATCTGTCAtccattttgaatgaatttttatacatggtgtgagatagaagtccaagttcactcttttgcatgtggatatccagttgtcacagcaccatttgtgacagggattattcttttcccccactgaatggtcttggaaccTGTACTGAAAATCGACTATACACAGATATCAGGGTTAATTTCTGACTCTAAATCACGCATTTATTATGTTACTTTAATCTACGGACATGTCTACATCGAGGGTCACTTGTGGGCCAAACAAAGTGCTAGGGATTGGAGATATAAAGACGGATAGCCTTAGTAGATTCTCCTGTGGTTATTATCAAGTGACTGTTCTCTTGTTCAGTGGCTGAGAAAGTTGAAAATGTGGCTTTGGCCCAGGAGAGCCTCATTGTCGTAGAGACGTCCAGCTGTGGGAGTGAATGACTCTGAACCACCCACGCTCACCTCCTCCATGACCCGGGCAAGGATTAGAACAGACAGCGCTGAGCAACGCTTCCATACCACTGTTTGGTCATCATGGCCTACTTAGGGTCCGATGGCTATAAACAGTTGTGCGAGCTTGACTACAGCTCATCTGGCTTGGATCTCAGAGTTCCAGACCTTCAAAGGTAACTGGGCAAAATGTGCCTGCTTCTGGTAGAGGCCCCTATTATCTTGGAGGAGTGAGTGTACTCGGGATGAAAGGAATAAGGACCCTCGGGCCTAAAGcagtgggagaggcaaggaaTGTGAGCCCGCGGTCCCTGAGCCAATCAGAGAGGGCCGTGATGGGGTCTGGGAAGGTGAGGTCGGCTAGGACATCATGAAGCCCCTGTTCCTGGGGTGAGGTCCTAAGTAGAGGGAAGACATGGGGGAACGGGCCTGCAAGGCTAAAGCGGAGGTAGGGGCTGGGAAATGAGGCccggtgtaagaacccaaatgccccaagggatcacaccctgatcacataagtccttctcggccacaccccatcatggcgctggttgccctttccttccgtattctccttcctacCGGCGTGAATcgtacaccaatcagctcaccccccaagccccatgcggtatgctaagtagggactgta is a window of Cynocephalus volans isolate mCynVol1 chromosome X, mCynVol1.pri, whole genome shotgun sequence DNA encoding:
- the LOC134368258 gene encoding histone H2B-like translates to MAEPASAPSTEEGVSTQAPEKGAPTALKQKKPRRHRRRSRRHTRCRRGRRGEDSFATYFPRVLKLVHDGLSLSQQAVNVMDSCISDLFERLAEEAGRLARYNQRCTLTSQDIQAAVHLLLTGELRKHAVTEGTRAVLRFTMST
- the LOC134368259 gene encoding histone H2A-Bbd type 2/3-like — its product is MRGRVAVARLRSTGQVPCRRSRAHRAELTFSVSHPERLLREGHYAQCPSSCAPVFLGAIVEYVTAKVLELASDEARRSSRRCITLELLDVAVHSNALLSGFFVTTTISQVAPA